In Myxococcales bacterium, one DNA window encodes the following:
- the lysS gene encoding lysine--tRNA ligase: MPRSAKVKSAGNETWLIASVCAELGAMAGGAPTHDEYFSHWADHAARATVQKHPDLDRIVVAAGITPSGTVHVGNFREVITVDLVARALRDAGKQVRFIYSWDDFDVFRKVPAGMPEQAMLEENLRRSVADVPDPYGQEESYAAHHIAVFEASITPLAIEPEFIRQSRRYRAGDYAEGIRRALEGRDKIRRILNQHRTQPLAEDWLPLAGFCDACGRDELDFDWDGEWSVEVSCRTCREVSRVDLRKGGNLKLPWRVDWPMRWRHEAVSFEPGGKDHSSAGGSFDTAREIVAEVYDGWAPEYVAYDFVRIKGESGKISSSAGGALTVSDCLEIYEPELLRWIFAVARPSAEFQISFDLDVIKLYEDYDRSVRTAHQADDGGKKDRKRAMSRRTLQLASLDHHRIEGGDPVPFVPPFRGLSMILQIYDGDMERSLAYYEARGEINDSAGRERFAVRARCVWNWIEQYAPDDFRYRIRKDPVVRNLEADPTEVIGRLVAVLEGNPNIQEAELIEHLKKICDGTSLEPRTFFPYAYDLILDRHKGPKLSTLVTTMGTDRALPLLRGGLGQNA; the protein is encoded by the coding sequence TTGCCAAGGTCAGCCAAGGTCAAGAGCGCCGGTAACGAAACCTGGCTGATCGCCTCGGTCTGTGCTGAACTCGGTGCCATGGCGGGTGGTGCACCAACACACGACGAATACTTTTCCCACTGGGCGGACCACGCTGCCCGGGCTACGGTGCAGAAGCACCCGGATCTCGACCGAATCGTCGTCGCCGCGGGTATTACGCCATCGGGCACGGTCCACGTCGGGAACTTCCGCGAAGTCATCACCGTGGACCTGGTCGCCCGCGCCCTGCGCGACGCCGGCAAACAGGTGCGGTTCATCTATTCATGGGACGACTTCGACGTGTTCCGCAAGGTACCCGCAGGCATGCCCGAGCAGGCGATGCTCGAAGAGAATCTGCGCCGCAGTGTGGCCGACGTCCCCGATCCATACGGCCAGGAAGAAAGCTACGCCGCTCACCACATCGCAGTCTTCGAGGCGAGCATCACGCCGCTCGCGATCGAGCCCGAGTTCATTCGCCAGTCCAGACGCTACCGCGCGGGGGATTACGCCGAAGGCATCCGCCGCGCCCTCGAAGGTCGAGACAAGATTCGCCGCATACTCAACCAGCACCGCACCCAACCCCTGGCCGAAGACTGGTTGCCACTCGCCGGATTTTGCGACGCATGCGGGCGGGACGAATTGGACTTCGACTGGGACGGAGAATGGAGCGTCGAAGTCAGCTGCAGGACCTGCAGAGAAGTCAGCCGCGTCGATCTGCGCAAAGGCGGAAACCTCAAGCTCCCCTGGCGCGTCGACTGGCCCATGCGATGGCGTCACGAGGCCGTCAGTTTTGAGCCGGGGGGCAAGGATCACTCTTCCGCGGGCGGGAGTTTCGATACGGCCCGGGAGATCGTGGCCGAAGTCTACGACGGTTGGGCACCCGAGTACGTGGCCTACGACTTTGTCCGCATCAAGGGCGAGAGCGGAAAGATCTCGAGTTCAGCAGGGGGTGCCCTCACCGTTTCCGACTGCCTGGAAATCTACGAACCAGAACTGTTGCGCTGGATTTTCGCCGTCGCGCGCCCCAGCGCTGAATTTCAAATCTCCTTCGATCTGGACGTCATCAAACTCTACGAAGACTACGACCGCAGTGTCCGCACAGCCCATCAAGCCGATGACGGCGGCAAGAAAGATCGCAAGCGAGCCATGTCGCGGCGCACGCTGCAACTTGCGAGTCTCGATCACCACCGCATCGAGGGCGGAGATCCGGTCCCCTTCGTGCCGCCCTTCCGCGGGCTCTCGATGATTCTCCAGATCTACGACGGAGACATGGAACGCAGCCTCGCGTACTACGAAGCGCGCGGTGAGATCAACGACTCCGCCGGTCGCGAACGCTTCGCCGTGCGCGCGCGATGTGTGTGGAACTGGATCGAGCAGTACGCACCCGACGACTTCCGCTACCGCATCCGCAAAGATCCGGTCGTCCGCAATCTCGAAGCCGACCCCACCGAGGTCATCGGCCGACTGGTCGCAGTGCTCGAAGGCAACCCGAACATTCAGGAAGCCGAGTTGATCGAACACTTGAAGAAAATTTGCGACGGTACGAGCCTCGAGCCCAGGACCTTCTTCCCCTACGCGTACGAT
- a CDS encoding carbonic anhydrase, whose protein sequence is MSATDDLLKRNCDYVASRHDPKPLEARPTLPVAVLTCLDARIDIGRVLGLHEGDLHVMRNAGAMVTDDVIRSLAVSQIIHGTHEIMLIKHTDCALIRYREDELRAMFVAATGTEMTISLGTFSDLDENVRSDMRKIRESPAVVNKDNVRGFVLDIKSHRLREVV, encoded by the coding sequence GTGAGCGCCACCGATGATCTGCTGAAGAGAAATTGCGATTACGTGGCATCGCGCCACGATCCAAAACCCCTGGAGGCACGCCCCACGCTTCCGGTCGCCGTCCTGACCTGCCTGGACGCAAGAATCGACATTGGACGCGTGTTGGGTTTGCACGAAGGCGACCTTCACGTCATGCGCAACGCCGGCGCAATGGTGACCGACGATGTCATCCGATCGCTAGCGGTGTCCCAGATCATCCACGGCACCCATGAAATCATGCTGATCAAGCACACGGACTGCGCACTGATTCGCTACCGGGAAGACGAGCTGCGAGCGATGTTCGTGGCCGCCACCGGGACCGAGATGACGATTTCATTGGGAACATTCAGCGACCTGGATGAAAACGTTCGCAGCGACATGCGCAAGATCAGAGAGAGCCCAGCGGTCGTGAACAAAGACAACGTGCGCGGCTTCGTGCTCGACATCAAAAGCCACCGGCTGCGAGAGGTCGTATAG